A genomic region of Labrys wisconsinensis contains the following coding sequences:
- a CDS encoding ATP-binding cassette domain-containing protein — protein sequence MISLKDVTVSYRAGGNRIDVLSNVSVDFEPGVNIGILGPRGCGKSTLMRLLGSHIKPSSGRVHRSGRVSWPMASMRPIARTLSLRSNIEFLSTLYRVPASRVATRVEEIAGLRGHLDTRADRLPNEVMSRAVYAMCLAMEFDYYLADEALFLGDFRFRERAQGYLDEMRGRKTLIFATRSYLNVRRQCDIIYILNEGRLIKYDDVSQAIEAFKAL from the coding sequence ATGATTTCTCTTAAAGACGTGACGGTATCCTACCGCGCCGGGGGCAACAGGATAGACGTGTTGTCCAATGTATCGGTCGATTTCGAGCCGGGAGTGAATATCGGCATTCTTGGTCCTCGCGGTTGTGGTAAGTCAACATTAATGCGGCTTCTTGGCTCTCATATAAAGCCCAGCAGTGGTCGTGTTCACCGCAGTGGTCGTGTTTCTTGGCCGATGGCGTCGATGCGGCCGATTGCTAGGACCTTGAGTCTACGCAGCAATATTGAGTTCCTATCGACGCTCTACCGCGTTCCGGCTAGTCGCGTCGCAACACGCGTCGAGGAGATTGCCGGCCTGCGCGGTCACCTGGATACGAGAGCGGATCGGTTGCCGAACGAAGTTATGTCGCGCGCTGTATATGCAATGTGCTTGGCGATGGAATTTGATTATTACCTGGCCGATGAAGCATTATTTCTTGGAGATTTTAGATTCAGAGAGAGAGCGCAAGGCTACCTTGACGAAATGAGGGGGCGGAAGACATTGATTTTTGCGACTCGTAGTTACTTGAACGTGCGTAGGCAGTGCGATATCATATATATTCTGAACGAAGGTAGGTTGATTAAGTATGACGACGTCTCCCAGGCCATTGAAGCTTTTAAAGCCCTTTGA
- a CDS encoding capsular polysaccharide export protein, LipB/KpsS family: protein MTASLAYSDLREKGRPSGAAIPLATWGPPSGARLGVPRVTRRATPNLGSFFPANTLRPLELAFAGCDGVIGWGMKPWARAARLAARTLGLPYWTVEDGFFRSVGLGKAKAPSVSLVIDDLGIHFDARRESRLERIIVEHTYLPHLRRAAGLRALIVSERLSKYNAAPDRPLDLPRRRGAGRRILLADQVHGDSSIAGGCADAGTFATMLEQAWALKARERADIVIRPHPDVLAGLARGHFDLTACHGDVAIVTDHVSTHAVLDAVDEVWVVSSQIGFEALLRGIPVTCFGVPFFAGWGLTTDRPTTAEAEAVLRRRSSTRCTIDDLVAGALITYSRYIDPTTKDLIEPEVALTELANKED from the coding sequence ATGACGGCATCGCTTGCCTATTCCGACTTGCGTGAGAAGGGACGCCCGTCCGGCGCCGCCATCCCGCTCGCCACCTGGGGACCGCCGTCCGGCGCCCGGCTGGGCGTGCCGAGGGTCACGCGGCGCGCCACGCCGAACCTCGGCAGCTTCTTCCCGGCGAACACGCTGCGTCCGCTCGAGCTCGCCTTTGCCGGCTGCGACGGCGTGATCGGCTGGGGCATGAAGCCCTGGGCCCGCGCCGCCCGGCTTGCGGCGCGAACCCTGGGGCTGCCCTATTGGACAGTGGAGGATGGCTTCTTCCGCTCCGTCGGCCTGGGCAAGGCCAAGGCTCCGTCGGTCTCGCTGGTCATCGACGATCTCGGCATCCATTTCGATGCCCGCCGCGAATCACGCCTGGAACGCATCATCGTGGAGCACACCTATCTGCCGCATCTGCGGCGGGCGGCCGGCCTGCGCGCCCTGATCGTCTCCGAGCGCCTGAGCAAGTACAACGCCGCCCCGGACCGGCCGCTGGACTTGCCCCGGCGGCGCGGCGCCGGCCGGCGCATCCTCCTCGCCGACCAGGTTCACGGCGACAGTTCGATTGCCGGCGGCTGCGCCGATGCCGGCACCTTCGCCACCATGCTGGAGCAGGCCTGGGCTCTCAAGGCGCGCGAGCGCGCCGACATCGTCATCCGCCCCCATCCCGACGTCCTTGCCGGCCTGGCCCGCGGCCATTTCGACCTCACGGCCTGCCACGGCGACGTTGCGATCGTCACAGACCATGTCTCGACCCACGCGGTGCTCGACGCGGTCGACGAGGTCTGGGTGGTCTCGAGCCAGATCGGTTTCGAGGCGCTGCTGCGGGGCATTCCCGTCACCTGCTTCGGCGTGCCGTTCTTCGCAGGCTGGGGGCTGACGACGGACAGGCCCACCACCGCCGAGGCCGAAGCAGTCCTGCGTCGACGATCATCGACGCGTTGCACCATCGATGACCTCGTGGCTGGCGCGCTGATCACCTACTCGCGGTACATCGATCCGACCACGAAGGATCTGATCGAGCCGGAAGTAGCGCTCACCGAGTTGGCAAATAAGGAGGATTGA
- a CDS encoding AGE family epimerase/isomerase, whose product MRDTMKAWLIDKALPIWWEVGADRVHGGFHERLALDGTPCRDPRRARVQARQIFAFAVAGRLGWDGPSRQAVDHGLAFFRRAYELEEGAFRTLVAADGTALDDTVVLYDQAFALFAMATAGTVASDPRPLAASASRLRRHLQATLKHPIGGFEESAPPSLPLKANPHMHLLEASLAWVEEGDGADAAAWNALADEIAGLALAHFIDPETGYLKEFFDARWRPVAGQDGRIVEPGHLFEWAWLLVRWGKLRGRADAIAAARRLAELAETTGVDPARNVAVNAILDDGAPLDPGARCWPQTERIKAAVALAGVAETRAERDLWASRIAAGVSGLSAYLDVPTPGLWRDKLQADGTFVEEPAPASTFYHIVCAIEELDKALGAGGIGDRSRERGAALPSYGG is encoded by the coding sequence ATGCGCGATACGATGAAGGCATGGCTGATCGACAAGGCGCTCCCGATCTGGTGGGAGGTGGGGGCCGACCGGGTGCACGGCGGCTTCCACGAGCGCCTGGCGCTCGACGGCACGCCCTGCCGCGATCCCAGGCGCGCGCGCGTGCAGGCCCGCCAGATCTTTGCCTTCGCCGTGGCCGGGCGCCTGGGATGGGACGGCCCCTCGCGCCAGGCCGTCGACCATGGCCTCGCCTTCTTCCGCCGGGCCTATGAGCTGGAGGAGGGCGCGTTCCGTACGCTCGTCGCCGCCGACGGCACGGCGCTGGACGACACGGTGGTGCTGTACGATCAGGCCTTCGCGCTGTTCGCCATGGCGACGGCCGGCACCGTGGCGTCCGACCCGCGGCCGCTGGCGGCCTCGGCCTCGCGCCTGCGCCGGCACCTGCAGGCCACGCTGAAGCATCCGATCGGCGGCTTCGAGGAATCCGCGCCGCCGTCGCTGCCGCTCAAGGCCAACCCGCACATGCATCTGCTCGAGGCTTCGCTCGCCTGGGTGGAGGAAGGCGACGGCGCCGACGCGGCCGCCTGGAACGCCCTGGCCGACGAGATCGCCGGGCTGGCGCTGGCGCATTTCATCGATCCCGAGACCGGCTATCTCAAGGAATTCTTCGATGCGCGCTGGCGCCCGGTCGCCGGGCAGGACGGGCGCATCGTCGAGCCCGGGCACCTCTTCGAATGGGCCTGGCTCCTGGTTCGCTGGGGCAAGCTGCGCGGCCGCGCCGACGCGATCGCGGCCGCCCGCCGCCTGGCCGAGCTGGCCGAGACGACCGGCGTCGACCCCGCGCGCAACGTGGCCGTGAACGCCATCCTCGACGACGGCGCGCCGCTCGATCCCGGCGCGCGCTGCTGGCCGCAGACCGAGCGCATCAAGGCGGCGGTGGCGCTCGCCGGCGTGGCTGAGACGCGGGCGGAGCGGGACCTGTGGGCGAGCCGGATCGCTGCCGGCGTCAGCGGGCTTTCCGCCTATCTCGACGTGCCCACGCCGGGCCTTTGGCGTGACAAATTGCAGGCCGATGGTACATTCGTCGAAGAACCGGCGCCGGCGAGCACATTCTACCATATCGTCTGCGCCATCGAGGAGCTCGACAAGGCTCTCGGTGCCGGCGGCATCGGGGACCGGTCGCGGGAGAGGGGAGCAGCGCTCCCGAGCTACGGTGGCTAG
- a CDS encoding capsular polysaccharide biosynthesis protein: MDDDSDPDVVVRPSWLPMPHARLGTAATGGWPAPSPRLFLDADSLEALPRWGGRFDGIVGHGAPERKGRAYAARHHLPYWTLAAGPFGRIDLGGGTVFTCSLVADDLGIHRDAARPSRLERIFLEEPLPGLAADGAGIRERILRERLSRDNLLPDRDVRLPGRGRPRLLLVDEAAEDPAVRGGLAGRADFARMVETARRERPKAELLVWNPARPGAGILAASARALGLNVIEDRVSPHAVLDAVDEVWTIASPLGFDALLRGLPVMAFGVPFYAGYGLTSDRPPDGPAALQALARRAPARLSADALAGGLLARYCLHVDPIHERRVSFAALADRLAACRRRHESLPERTVCVGFSRWKRPMARAFLGGPGKSVAFAPMGRALALARARGASLCAWGMKGRAELEEPARAAGVPLLRLEDGFLRSVGLGSNFVFPASLCLDRRSIYYDAARPSDLEHILATAEFPRPLVARARALREAIVAQAVTKYGMTPTPELQRRLADLRSRAGSRDIILIPGQVPGDASIVHGCPRTKTNFALLKAVRAERPDAFVIFKVHPDVVAGNRSAGRKAQRFEDFADAVVTDGPIIPFIDLAEEVHVMSSLAGFEALLRRKRVVTWGSPFFAGWGLTQDKLAHPRRGRSLWLDELVAGALILYPAYVHPPTLLPCEPEDIVTFLAARAVARRPRSRLSAPVVRGLEYLLRMAGMARRKF; this comes from the coding sequence ATGGACGATGACAGCGATCCGGACGTCGTCGTCCGGCCTTCCTGGTTGCCGATGCCGCACGCGCGGCTGGGGACGGCCGCGACGGGCGGGTGGCCGGCGCCCTCACCGCGACTGTTTCTCGATGCGGACAGCCTCGAGGCCCTGCCGCGCTGGGGCGGGCGCTTCGACGGCATCGTCGGCCACGGCGCTCCGGAGCGGAAGGGCCGGGCCTACGCCGCCCGCCACCACCTGCCCTATTGGACGCTCGCAGCCGGCCCGTTCGGCCGCATCGACCTCGGCGGCGGCACGGTCTTCACCTGCTCTCTCGTCGCCGACGATCTCGGCATCCATCGCGATGCGGCGCGGCCCTCGCGGCTGGAGCGGATCTTCCTGGAGGAGCCGCTGCCGGGGCTGGCAGCCGACGGCGCCGGCATCCGCGAGCGGATCCTGCGCGAGCGGCTGAGCCGCGACAATCTCCTGCCCGACCGGGACGTCCGCCTGCCCGGCCGAGGCCGGCCGCGCCTGCTCCTGGTGGACGAGGCCGCGGAGGACCCCGCGGTCCGCGGCGGCCTCGCCGGCCGGGCGGATTTCGCGCGGATGGTCGAGACGGCGCGGCGCGAGCGCCCGAAGGCCGAGCTCCTGGTCTGGAACCCGGCGCGGCCGGGCGCCGGCATCCTGGCGGCGTCGGCACGGGCGCTGGGCCTGAATGTGATCGAGGACCGGGTCTCGCCGCATGCCGTGCTCGACGCGGTCGACGAGGTCTGGACCATCGCCAGTCCCCTCGGCTTCGACGCGTTGCTGCGCGGCCTGCCGGTCATGGCCTTCGGCGTGCCCTTCTATGCCGGCTACGGTCTCACCAGCGACCGCCCGCCCGACGGGCCGGCGGCGCTGCAGGCGCTGGCGCGGCGAGCGCCCGCGCGCCTTTCGGCCGACGCCCTCGCCGGCGGCCTGCTGGCGCGTTATTGCCTCCACGTCGACCCGATCCACGAGCGGCGGGTGTCGTTCGCGGCCCTCGCCGACCGGCTGGCGGCCTGCCGGCGCCGGCACGAATCCCTGCCCGAGCGCACGGTCTGCGTCGGCTTCTCCCGCTGGAAGCGGCCGATGGCGAGAGCCTTCCTCGGCGGCCCCGGCAAGAGCGTCGCCTTCGCGCCGATGGGGCGGGCCCTGGCCTTGGCGCGGGCGCGCGGGGCGAGCCTGTGCGCCTGGGGCATGAAGGGGCGCGCCGAGCTGGAGGAGCCGGCTCGCGCCGCCGGCGTGCCGCTGCTGCGCCTGGAGGACGGGTTCCTGCGCTCGGTCGGGCTCGGCTCCAATTTCGTCTTCCCCGCATCCCTGTGCCTCGATCGGCGTTCGATCTACTATGACGCCGCGCGCCCGAGCGACCTCGAGCACATCCTGGCCACGGCCGAGTTCCCGCGCCCGCTGGTCGCTCGCGCCCGGGCCCTGCGCGAGGCCATCGTCGCGCAGGCGGTGACCAAGTACGGCATGACGCCGACGCCCGAGCTGCAGCGCCGGCTAGCCGATCTGCGCAGCCGGGCCGGGTCCCGCGACATCATCCTGATCCCGGGCCAGGTGCCCGGCGACGCCTCCATCGTCCATGGCTGTCCGCGCACCAAGACCAACTTTGCCCTTCTGAAGGCGGTGCGCGCCGAAAGGCCGGACGCCTTCGTCATCTTCAAGGTCCATCCCGACGTCGTCGCCGGCAACCGTTCGGCCGGGCGCAAGGCGCAGCGCTTCGAGGACTTTGCCGATGCGGTGGTGACCGACGGGCCGATCATCCCTTTCATCGATCTGGCCGAGGAGGTGCACGTCATGTCCTCGCTCGCCGGGTTCGAGGCGTTGCTGCGCCGCAAGCGTGTCGTGACCTGGGGCTCGCCCTTCTTCGCGGGCTGGGGCCTGACGCAGGACAAGCTGGCACATCCGCGGCGCGGCCGCAGCCTCTGGCTCGACGAGCTCGTCGCCGGCGCCCTGATCCTCTACCCCGCCTATGTGCATCCGCCGACGCTCCTGCCCTGCGAGCCGGAGGACATCGTCACCTTCCTCGCCGCCCGTGCCGTGGCGCGCAGGCCGCGCTCGCGCCTCAGCGCGCCGGTGGTGCGGGGACTGGAATATCTCCTGCGCATGGCCGGCATGGCGCGTCGCAAGTTCTGA
- a CDS encoding capsule biosynthesis protein, which translates to MSALSLLLGAAKGAKAAMLDDAGKAPAAERDGDAAHRAWSRRSHFLLLQFPSTPFIATLGRELKRRGHGVSRIRLCMGDRLFWPGKAHDYRGTPEGFEAEMRELIMRQSVTDVLLFGDCRLYHQSAIRACTQTGARVHVFEEGYLRPFWITLEENGTNGMSGLPRDPKKLRELAKRLGGYQAPDESITGGGRRRFLYEIATYTLSLLGNRFYPHYQFHRPYPPMAEFRSWGWKLAKRPLAALHSRRSEAALAASGRPFFLLPLQLDSDYQIKVHSGFGSMQAALRHIMQAFAADAPPELALVVKRHPLDNGIVDMRRLTGAIARELGIADRVFFVDGGHLPTFLKMARGLVTVNSTTGLQALHHDCPIIALGNAIYDIRGLTHQGGLKSFWTDPAKPEHGLYIAYRRVVMHLTQCNGNYNTTRGIALGVRHIVGRLEGAGARAPAAMAADASGLSLIDEAPDLRVAASPAE; encoded by the coding sequence ATGAGCGCGCTCTCCCTCCTGCTCGGTGCGGCCAAGGGCGCGAAGGCGGCGATGCTGGACGATGCCGGCAAGGCGCCGGCAGCCGAAAGGGACGGCGATGCTGCGCATCGGGCGTGGTCCAGGCGGTCCCATTTCCTCCTGCTGCAGTTCCCGTCGACGCCCTTCATCGCAACGCTCGGCAGGGAGCTGAAGCGGCGCGGCCACGGGGTGAGCCGCATCCGGCTGTGCATGGGCGACCGGCTGTTCTGGCCCGGCAAGGCGCACGACTATCGCGGCACGCCCGAGGGCTTCGAGGCGGAGATGCGCGAGCTGATCATGCGTCAGAGCGTGACCGACGTGCTGCTGTTCGGCGATTGCCGCCTCTATCACCAGTCCGCCATCCGCGCCTGCACGCAGACCGGCGCCCGGGTCCACGTGTTCGAGGAAGGCTATCTGAGGCCGTTCTGGATCACGCTCGAGGAGAACGGCACCAACGGCATGTCCGGCCTGCCGCGCGATCCCAAGAAGCTGCGCGAGCTCGCCAAGCGCCTCGGCGGCTATCAGGCGCCGGACGAGAGCATCACCGGCGGCGGCCGCCGGCGCTTCCTGTATGAGATCGCCACCTACACGCTGTCGCTGCTCGGGAACCGGTTCTATCCCCACTACCAGTTCCACCGGCCCTACCCGCCGATGGCCGAGTTCCGCTCATGGGGCTGGAAGCTGGCCAAGCGCCCGCTCGCCGCCCTGCACAGCCGCCGGTCGGAGGCGGCCCTGGCCGCCAGCGGCCGTCCCTTCTTCCTCCTGCCGCTGCAGCTCGACAGCGACTATCAGATCAAGGTCCATTCCGGCTTCGGCTCGATGCAGGCGGCGCTGCGGCATATCATGCAGGCCTTTGCCGCCGATGCGCCGCCGGAGCTGGCGCTCGTGGTGAAGCGCCATCCGCTCGACAACGGCATCGTCGACATGCGCCGCCTCACCGGCGCGATCGCGCGCGAGCTCGGCATTGCCGACCGCGTCTTCTTCGTCGACGGCGGCCATCTGCCGACCTTCCTGAAGATGGCGCGCGGGCTGGTGACGGTGAACAGCACCACCGGCCTGCAGGCGCTGCACCACGACTGCCCGATCATCGCCCTGGGCAACGCCATCTACGACATCCGGGGGCTCACCCATCAGGGCGGCCTCAAATCCTTCTGGACCGATCCGGCCAAGCCCGAGCACGGCCTCTACATCGCCTATCGCCGTGTCGTCATGCACCTCACCCAATGCAACGGCAACTACAACACCACCCGCGGCATCGCCCTCGGCGTGCGTCACATCGTCGGCCGTCTGGAGGGCGCCGGCGCCAGGGCGCCGGCTGCCATGGCGGCGGATGCCTCGGGCCTGTCCCTGATCGACGAGGCGCCGGACCTGCGGGTCGCGGCATCGCCGGCGGAATAG
- a CDS encoding NAD-dependent epimerase/dehydratase family protein has product MRFLVTGTAGFIGFHLARRLLADGHLVAGVDGMTPYYDVTLKQARHALLGRTNAFQAHAIMLEDAEALDRLAEEARPDVVIHLAAQAGVRYSLEHPRAYVDANLTGTFNLMEVVRRLRPRHFLLASTSSVYGANTVMPFRETDRTDHPLTFYAATKKATEDMAHSYAHLWDIPTTAFRFFTVYGPWGRPDMALFKFVKAALAGEPIDVYGHGQMQRDFTYIDDLVESIVRLVECAPVRGEPVGPQDSLSPAAPFRVVNIGGGQPVGLMDYIDAVETSLGLAIRRNMLPMQQGDVPATFAAPDLLLALTGQKPETSIETGVRAFVDWYRDYYRG; this is encoded by the coding sequence ATGCGTTTTCTCGTCACCGGCACCGCCGGCTTTATCGGTTTTCATCTCGCCCGTCGCCTCCTGGCCGATGGCCATCTGGTCGCGGGCGTCGACGGCATGACGCCGTATTACGACGTGACGCTGAAGCAGGCGCGGCATGCCCTGCTCGGGCGCACCAACGCCTTCCAGGCCCACGCCATCATGCTCGAGGATGCCGAGGCGCTCGACCGCCTGGCGGAAGAGGCGCGCCCCGACGTGGTGATCCATCTCGCCGCCCAGGCCGGCGTGCGCTACAGCCTCGAGCACCCGCGCGCCTATGTCGACGCCAACCTCACCGGCACCTTCAACCTGATGGAGGTGGTCCGGCGGCTGCGTCCGCGGCATTTCCTGCTTGCCTCGACCAGCTCGGTCTACGGCGCCAACACGGTGATGCCGTTCCGCGAGACCGACCGGACCGACCACCCCCTGACCTTCTACGCCGCCACCAAGAAGGCGACCGAGGACATGGCGCATTCCTATGCGCATCTGTGGGACATCCCCACCACCGCCTTCCGCTTCTTCACGGTCTACGGCCCCTGGGGGCGGCCGGACATGGCGCTGTTCAAGTTCGTCAAGGCGGCGCTCGCCGGCGAGCCGATCGACGTCTACGGCCATGGCCAGATGCAGCGGGACTTCACCTATATCGACGACCTCGTCGAATCGATCGTGCGCCTGGTCGAGTGCGCGCCGGTGCGCGGCGAGCCGGTCGGGCCGCAGGACAGCCTCTCGCCCGCCGCTCCCTTCCGGGTCGTCAACATCGGCGGCGGCCAGCCGGTCGGGCTGATGGACTATATCGACGCGGTGGAGACGAGCCTCGGCCTCGCCATCCGGCGCAACATGCTGCCGATGCAGCAGGGCGACGTTCCCGCCACCTTCGCCGCGCCCGACCTCCTGCTGGCGCTCACCGGCCAGAAGCCGGAGACATCGATCGAGACCGGCGTCCGGGCCTTCGTCGACTGGTACCGCGACTATTATCGAGGCTGA
- a CDS encoding MATE family efflux transporter, with translation MPASAAPVRPVTVDHRAVLAIAAPMTLAHLSTPLLGIADTTVMGQFGDAALLGAVALSSVLFDFLFWGFGFLRMGTAGLTAQALGADDRVEQRAVFLRALALAGVLGVALVLLQGAIAGIAFPLLGGSPQVTAAASVYFHIRIWSAPFAFANYAVLGWLIGMGRTTTGLMLQVGINVANILLCIALALGLGWGVAGVAWATTLAETAGVAAGLAVLARHFGGRLGVPRAVVFDRGKLVRMVAINRDIMIRTLALLAAWSFFARQGALAGDVTLASNAILNNFFLLGGFFLDGIATAAEQLCGRSVGANNRPAFIRSVTLSIGWSFALAAAMSLLLFTAGGAFIDGMATNAAVREEARAFLPYAALTPLAGSLAFTFDGVYVGATWNAAMRNLMLVALALYLGLWWLLSPWGNHGLWLAVLGFLLARGLTQAAAYPSLLRRAFA, from the coding sequence ATGCCCGCCTCCGCCGCTCCCGTCCGCCCCGTCACCGTCGATCATCGCGCCGTCCTCGCCATCGCGGCGCCGATGACGCTGGCGCATCTGTCGACGCCGCTGCTCGGCATCGCCGACACCACGGTGATGGGCCAGTTCGGCGATGCCGCCCTGCTCGGCGCGGTGGCCCTGTCCTCGGTGCTGTTCGACTTTCTGTTCTGGGGTTTCGGCTTCCTGCGGATGGGCACGGCCGGGCTGACGGCGCAGGCGCTCGGCGCCGACGACCGGGTGGAGCAGCGCGCCGTGTTCCTGCGCGCCCTGGCGCTGGCCGGCGTGCTCGGCGTGGCGCTGGTGCTGCTGCAGGGCGCGATCGCGGGAATCGCCTTTCCGCTGCTCGGCGGCTCGCCGCAGGTGACGGCCGCGGCGTCGGTCTATTTCCATATCCGCATCTGGTCGGCGCCCTTCGCCTTCGCCAACTATGCCGTGCTGGGCTGGCTGATCGGCATGGGGCGGACGACGACCGGGCTGATGCTGCAGGTCGGCATCAACGTCGCCAACATCCTGCTCTGCATCGCCCTGGCGCTGGGCCTCGGCTGGGGCGTCGCCGGTGTCGCCTGGGCGACGACGCTCGCCGAGACCGCCGGCGTGGCGGCCGGCCTCGCCGTGCTGGCGCGCCATTTCGGCGGCCGGCTCGGCGTGCCCCGCGCCGTCGTCTTCGACCGCGGCAAGCTCGTGCGCATGGTGGCGATCAACCGCGACATCATGATCCGCACCCTGGCCCTGCTCGCCGCCTGGAGCTTCTTTGCCCGTCAGGGCGCCCTGGCCGGCGACGTGACGCTGGCCTCGAACGCCATTCTCAACAATTTCTTCCTGCTCGGCGGCTTCTTCCTCGACGGCATCGCCACCGCGGCCGAGCAGCTCTGCGGCCGGTCCGTCGGCGCCAACAACCGGCCGGCCTTCATCCGCTCGGTCACGCTCTCCATCGGCTGGAGCTTCGCGCTCGCCGCGGCGATGAGCCTCCTCCTGTTCACGGCCGGCGGCGCCTTCATCGACGGCATGGCCACGAATGCCGCCGTGCGGGAGGAGGCGCGGGCCTTCCTGCCCTATGCGGCGCTGACGCCGCTCGCCGGCAGCCTCGCCTTCACCTTCGACGGCGTCTATGTCGGCGCCACCTGGAATGCGGCCATGCGCAACCTGATGCTGGTGGCGCTGGCGCTCTATCTCGGCCTGTGGTGGCTGCTCAGCCCCTGGGGCAACCACGGCCTCTGGCTCGCCGTGCTCGGCTTTCTTCTGGCGCGCGGCCTGACCCAGGCCGCCGCCTACCCCTCGCTGCTGCGTCGAGCCTTTGCCTGA
- a CDS encoding DUF6460 domain-containing protein translates to MSSLERFLGGSVPGVLLRLVVVSIAVGAVLAWLNISPWDLVASVRRFFERLLSHGFEAVRDLFAYFLLGAVIVVPVWLVIRLMKSTPAGRR, encoded by the coding sequence ATGTCGTCGCTGGAACGGTTCTTGGGCGGGTCGGTGCCGGGCGTCCTGCTCAGGCTCGTCGTGGTCTCGATCGCGGTCGGCGCGGTCCTGGCCTGGCTCAACATCTCGCCCTGGGACCTGGTGGCGAGCGTGCGCCGCTTCTTCGAGCGCCTGCTCTCGCACGGCTTCGAGGCGGTGCGCGATCTCTTCGCCTATTTCCTGCTCGGAGCCGTGATCGTCGTGCCGGTCTGGCTGGTGATCCGCCTGATGAAGTCGACGCCGGCCGGCCGGCGCTGA
- a CDS encoding cisplatin damage response ATP-dependent DNA ligase, protein MNRFAELLDRLAYEPRRNAKLRLLTAYFRETPDPDRGFALAALTGNLVFRHAKPGLIRALVAERTDPELFALSYDFVGDLSETVALIWPARAGANRSPTLAEVVAALTHTGKSELPGVIARLLDALDETGRWALLKLITGALRIGASARLAKTAVAMLGEQSADEVELAWPGLAPPYAALFAWVEGRAGRPETRDPAPFRPVMLSHALEEADLSAIDPEAFVAEWKWDGIRVQAVGGPAGEGRVMRLYSRTGEDISAAFPDLMEALSFDGAVDGELLVRREELVRSFNVLQQRLNRKTVTPRLALDYPAHIRAYDLLAEGGEDLRELSFVERRRRLEAFVARLGEPRLDLSPLVPFADVAALAAARADPAAAGAGPDAEAVEGIMLKRRDSPYLPGRPKGFWFKWKREPFNVDAVLMYAQRGHGKRSSFYSDYTFGVWTEEGILVPVGKAYFGFTDEELLEIDRFVRRNTLNRFGPVREVTHEPDKGLVFEVAFEGIARSTRHKSGVAMRFPRIARIRWDKPPREADRLETLIGMIKVE, encoded by the coding sequence GTGAACCGCTTCGCCGAGCTGCTCGACCGCCTGGCCTACGAGCCGCGCCGCAACGCCAAGCTCAGGCTGCTCACCGCCTATTTCCGGGAGACGCCCGACCCGGACCGAGGCTTCGCCCTCGCCGCGCTCACCGGCAACCTCGTCTTCCGTCATGCCAAGCCCGGGCTGATCCGCGCCCTGGTCGCCGAGCGCACCGACCCCGAGCTGTTCGCGCTCTCCTACGACTTCGTCGGCGACCTCTCCGAGACCGTGGCGCTGATCTGGCCGGCGAGGGCCGGCGCCAACCGCTCGCCCACGCTCGCCGAGGTGGTGGCGGCGCTCACCCATACCGGCAAGAGCGAGCTGCCCGGTGTGATCGCCCGCCTGCTCGACGCGCTGGACGAGACCGGGCGCTGGGCGCTCCTGAAGCTGATCACCGGAGCGCTGCGCATCGGCGCATCGGCGCGCCTGGCCAAGACCGCGGTGGCGATGCTGGGCGAGCAGAGCGCCGACGAGGTCGAGCTGGCCTGGCCCGGCCTCGCCCCGCCCTATGCCGCGCTCTTCGCCTGGGTGGAGGGGCGGGCCGGGCGGCCCGAGACCCGCGACCCCGCGCCGTTCCGCCCGGTGATGCTGTCGCACGCCCTGGAGGAGGCCGACCTCTCCGCCATCGACCCGGAGGCGTTCGTCGCCGAATGGAAATGGGACGGCATCCGCGTCCAGGCGGTCGGCGGGCCGGCCGGCGAGGGGCGGGTGATGCGGCTCTATTCGCGCACCGGCGAGGATATTTCCGCTGCCTTCCCCGACCTGATGGAGGCGCTTTCCTTCGACGGCGCCGTCGACGGCGAGCTCCTGGTGCGGCGCGAGGAGCTGGTGCGCAGCTTCAACGTGCTGCAGCAGCGGCTGAACCGCAAGACGGTGACGCCGCGCCTCGCGCTCGACTATCCCGCCCATATCCGCGCCTACGACCTCCTGGCCGAGGGCGGGGAGGACCTGCGCGAATTGTCCTTCGTCGAACGGCGCCGGCGCCTGGAGGCTTTCGTCGCCCGGCTCGGCGAGCCGCGGCTCGACCTCTCGCCCCTGGTGCCCTTCGCCGACGTGGCGGCGCTGGCGGCGGCGCGTGCCGATCCGGCGGCGGCCGGCGCCGGCCCGGACGCCGAGGCCGTCGAGGGCATCATGCTCAAGCGCCGCGACAGCCCCTATCTGCCGGGCCGGCCGAAGGGCTTCTGGTTCAAGTGGAAGCGCGAGCCCTTCAACGTCGATGCCGTGCTGATGTATGCCCAGCGCGGCCACGGCAAGCGCTCCTCCTTCTATTCCGACTACACCTTCGGCGTCTGGACGGAGGAGGGCATCCTGGTGCCGGTCGGCAAGGCCTATTTCGGCTTCACCGACGAGGAGCTCCTGGAGATCGACCGATTCGTGCGCCGCAACACGCTGAACCGCTTCGGCCCGGTGCGCGAGGTGACGCACGAGCCCGACAAGGGGCTGGTGTTCGAGGTGGCGTTCGAAGGCATCGCCCGCTCGACCCGCCACAAGTCGGGCGTCGCCATGCGCTTTCCCCGCATCGCCCGCATCCGCTGGGACAAGCCGCCGCGCGAGGCCGACCGGCTGGAGACGCTGATCGGCATGATCAAGGTGGAATGA